Genomic segment of Benincasa hispida cultivar B227 chromosome 1, ASM972705v1, whole genome shotgun sequence:
TATGTTTGTTAATTTCACGATCTGAACTATCAGATGACAGTTTGAACGggagattattttttttaatgtttggtTGATTGAGTTAATCTAAAACTTAACATTTTTAACGGTGTTTCTTGTGAGGCagtctaaatttttatttaattaatcagaGTGCACAATGATTATTTGGTACTTTTTACGTTGTTGATAACTGTGACTGTGATCACTCTTATTGCTGAATTCTGAATCATGTGGGGCTTGCCGAGGTATTTTTGCATCTTGCATTTGAAAGATGGAATTAGAGATAACCGTGGGCAAGTTGTTTGTGGTCGTCATATGCAAATGGCTTTTTTTGGAGCCTTTTCTTCTTACCTTAGATTGCAGCTATATAAAATGATAATCCATGACatgtttttcttcttaatttctacaGTATTCGCAATAATATCGAGACAAATAATGGAGACCGTCGGTTTGTGTATGGGCGCCAGTATCATACATCACAGTTCATGTTGGATCGAGATGTTACTCACACAGATTATATTCCTCCTGGTTACTATAGCCAACGGCTGTCTCCTACAGCCTTACGTACCGCTCCTTTGTCACAAGCGCGGAACAGGTCACCATCTCCACATCGTCAACAGAACAGGTTACCATCTCCACATCGTCCACAGAACAGGTTACCATCTCCACATCGTCCACAGAACAGGTTGACATCTCCACATCGTTCTTACCATTCGGCCGTGGCCTCTCAGGATCGAGGTGGGGTGTATGCTGCTAGTTTGCCACAAGTGACGGCTTCTAATAATCTTAGATATGGTGAGTCAAATTTGCCAAGCTCGTCTTATTATTACTCTTCAGCTACTACAAGGCTAAACTATCGGTAAGTAGCTAGCCAACCAGAGTTTGAATTTGGTTTTAACTGCTTTCACTCTCGACGGTCTGCTCCGATAAAACCAAAaatttgtatgtttgttttaatTCCATGTGATAAGAAGACTTATTAAGGTTCTTTTATGCTAGAATTTGGCCTGATTGGTGTATTCGAGATTTTTAACATGCTCGTGGTAATGCCATTTGGTTGTCTATCCACATAAAGAcctcaagacttgaattctgTGTATTATCATATTCTATGTTCggtggaaaaatttaaaaattctatCATACTTCTAACATATAGGTACTTGAATTCTGTGTATTATCATATCATATTCTAGAAGTCATTTTCTATTGCCATCAATTTGTTGTATCATTAATTATTTCAATGTGTCATAGTCAGTTTAGTTAAACCATAAATTTGAGTATTCtgtgtttggttttttttttccttaaatcaACAGCCATCAAACCGTATGCATCATTTGTACCATCAGCTATAAAGAACCAGATCAATAGGTTGTCTGTGCATCATAGTTTCCACACAATTCAACTACAATTATTAATGCTTAAATTACAAAGTTAGTTGAGGTTTGGGtgaaattgatataaattagttgctttgttattattttgagtTGTTATATATCGTTAAAAGAATATTGGTATTGGTATATTTTAAAGTGTTGGGAAGATGGTTCGTTTTAAATTATCGTGACAGTGAATGGAGGCGAccaaccaaaaatcaaaaggaTATTGGATCCGACGAGTAGATAGAGACTCGGGAAACGAATGGACAACAATAATTTTAGTCTCTGATTGGACCAAATGTACGAAGTTGCAGTATTTAACATGCAATATATAACACAGTGATGTATCATAAATTTCCACTACATATGTTGCAACTTAAACATTTTACATATTACACATGTCGCAACTTTAACGTTTCACATATGAAATTTGTAATAAACACAATAAAACTCAGAAAACATGACCGTTGACTTAGTATCAGAAAACATACCCTATTGAATTATACACAACAAAGAAGAGATTGAACTGAACTTGGCCGAAATAATCCTTGAAAAAAATGCAGGTAATAGAAAGCGTTCCTATTCaattttgtgaaattaaaatatatggAAAAAAATGCTTGATAGGTGTTCGAGTTTGGCCGGAATAGAGGTTCGAATATATGCTGTGAAAAGTCGAAAAACTTAAGCTAGAAAAGTGTCTACAGTTTTAATCAGTTTGTAAGATGGAGAAGACAAGTAAGCGAAGAACatcaaaaatgaaaagaaaaaaaatgatattcgGGAATCGGACACATTTACTAAAACAACCCATTGTAATAAAGGtaccaattaatttaattatgaaaataattaatccGATGTGAAAGTGTCCTACATTATCAGGAGAGACTTTCAAAAATCCATTGTAAATAGCCAAAGTGAGCTTGTTAGTGATATAGGTATGTACTCCGACCTAAGAGGTCGAAGATTCAATCCCCAACTCTAATTGGGGTACTAGAAGAAGATGCTAACTAAATGGAAAGAATTTTGAgttaatttcaataaatgttgGAACAATTGTGAAATTAGGTTTGATAAATGACACATTTGGCTAAATATTCCTGAATATCATATATGCACTCTCACATTAGCTGTTTCATCCATTTTCATCATTTATTCTATTgatatgtatatttatatttaacaaTTTCTAAGTTCAAAGATGTTTTTGTGTGATTTAATCCGGGGAGAAATAGGTAACAGATTTAACCAAAAGAAAATGTAGAAGCTTTCAATCTGCTTATATACTGCAGGCTAACACAACAATAGTTTCAACACTATAAACCACTAGACAACacttgggttttctttttttaagtgaATTAATCATGTTAAAtagtaagaaaagaaagaaactaaGCCAGAAAATTAAATGAACTCTTACAACAAGAAAAGTAGTGATATCATCTCGAGCccatttggattgacttaagaaaaaaatgtatttcaaaaaactcatttttatttaaacacttttgatcaaaatagtttaaaatacagtctaaaagctattttgagtggttgtcaaatattccaattttttctaaaatgacttattttttaaattaaatgcttgaaaatatattctaaaCACACTCTTCTTTGTTAAAGATTTCAACGGACAATGGTTGGATTCGAAACTTATTAGTCTAATATATCAAAACTTCAAGAACTCTATTAAAAAGGTAATGAAACTTTAGGAACCAAACTGTATTTTAACCATCATTCGTACAAACACGAGGAAAAACGTAATAAGAATAAGTAATCTATTAATTCAGTAACATAGGTAAGAGTCTGATTTCTACAATAGAACTTCTCTAAGAGAGTTATTTCCCTATAAAAGCTTATACACTATTAACCTTGTTATAGTACTGCGTTATCAGCAACTAGAAAACAAGTAAAAGAaaggtggagagaaaagagaaggGCTATGGGTATTAACCGTGAAGGATTTATAGGATAGAGAGTGATTCACCAGTTTGTCAATCTCTGAAGGTATTTAGAAATCTTGGATTGGAACTAGCGAAAGTTTGCCCCCATATACATCAGGGAGTTGGCTCTCATCAATGTCATTTAGCAGCGTGGATCTCAGCTTTTTGTCCTCCACAAAGCATATCTACAAACATACAATATAACAGTGTAAAGTGTAACTTTAAGTAATTGGTTAGAAGTACTTGTCACCTAAGTTGAATTTAGGATGGATGATCAAATTGACAAATTCTATGACTGATAGTGAATGATGGAGATAATTGTATGAAAGCCTAAAAAATAATGCCAGGATGGTTTTTGCCCCActttttgaaacttaaaaaatttgCCTTCTTGTTTACATCATCAATCAAAGTCACAAAATTACTCCTAATTTTCCTTCCTTCGTGCCAGCCATTCATTAAGCCCATTCGTTGCTGGCCATCTGAATGTTGCAGTAGGGTTTCCGGAGAGAGGAGATCGAGATAGGGTGTTGCCggcaagagagagagagaggaagagaagaaacCAAGAGTGACTAACAGATAGGAGACCAAGAGAGAGAGTGCGAGTGAGACAGCGAGACAGGGAAGAGATCAAGAGAGCGAGAGAGTGGAAAGAGAGGCAAATCTGTGTGCACAAAGTTTTGTTTTGATAATTTCACACGAATATGACGTAAGCAAAAGGTAAAAAAACCTCAATTTTGAAAAGTAGGAAATTTATCCCCAAATTTTGGGTCATCCATCCATGGGACCTTAAATGATGCACATAAGAACCTGCATCAAGGGAAATGTGTCATGGAAATTTTACCTTCTTCTTGGTTTTCTTGTCAATAAATGGGTAAACCATCTTCCATGCTGTCATGAATATGTAAGGAACATGGACAATGTATAACTTGCCCAGCCTCTCAGGGTAGCAATCCTGTGAACAAAACAATCAAACTACTATTAACACTATTTGATATGCAATTCTATAATCTTAGTGCTTGGAGAGCTAAAAATCAGTGAGGTGGTGCATCCTTTTGGCatccaattttttcaaaaaagtcaAGTAAACACTTCTATAAAGGACTCCCTGAATGTTCAAATGTCAAACCTGCAAGATTGATAGAGATGCTCGATATCCACGAATATCACTATTAGAGTATCCCCATCCTTGAAGGTCGCCAATACACACAAACTTTTCCTGCCCACTTGGCATCCTGAAagattcaattatattattttcaaccTTTTTCCCCACAAaatgaagttaaaaaataataataaaggttTCTTTCATTGACTCTGTAATCTATGTTGTTAGAAGATGTATTGGGGATAACCATGTTGAATAtagatgatttaaaattttctcaaaatttcccCTAAAAAGGGTACAATTTTCCATTTGAACCAACTAAAATGCAGGCAACTGAAATTGAGGAGCAGAAATTACCTGGAACTTATTTTCTCTAGAACAAAGATTACATAACCTGAAAAGAGTTAAAAGATGAACTGATCAGAACCTTCATATGTGATTTTTAAGTGAAATAAATAACATCAAATCTGTATTCACATCACATGAGCTCAAAGTCATAACATACGAATAAACTCTTCTATATTTCCTTGTTTGTGCCTGTTACCAAAGCCAACTACAATTGGACGTCCACTCTTATCAACACCTTGCATAAACAACTTGTTGTGAGCAAGATTGGTTGATATCTCAGACGGTGATATAAAACCATTAGGAATAGCAGATCTTCTCCAGCTCAAGTACTTCAAAAACATGGCAGAAGCCTTCTCTATATCTAAATCACGAGCTCTTAAGAACCTTCGTATCATGAAATCATCTACATCCTGCAAACATGATGCATAATGTCCAAGATCTTTAAAAAATGAAGTTATCAAGAGTTATTTGCATGCACATAATGTTCTTAAGTTCTAGCAAATAGTAAAAAGCAACTGTCGCAAATAATCATCCACTGTGCAGCTTGAAACCAGCTAGTCGTATGGAAACGTTCATCTCAAAATCGCAAATCATCCAATTATTCTAACAAGTTCTTCAATGCCAGAAACAAATGGCTTGTTAATTTAGATGGTATGCGTCTGGTAAAATTTACCCACTCGATTCTCATATAACGAATATCTCTACAAATAGTCGCCAAAGTTTCCATTTCACAGGTTTTCTTACATAAGCTAACTGCTCTTGAAGGTTTGGATATTTTCGAAATATGGATAGTCCGGAAAAAATGCAACTCTGCCTATTTTAAGAATTCTATGATTCGGTTTTCTGTGGGCCAATTGTAGTAAAACAATGgacaaattaattgaagaactAAAGGCGAATTCAACATCAggatttaaaaattacttttaaaagcACAATAACATGAGTTACAGATTTGGACGAATCCAAAGAGCGTAAGATACATAGTAACCTCCGAAACAAGTTAAAAAGTGGGAAAATGTTGATTCAATGGAAAGGTTGGACGGGACCTGATGAACAAAATGAAGATAGAATAAAAGGAAAACATAACAGATCGAATTCGAGTAATGAATGCAAGATGTGGTGAAATGTATCTCGAGAAAGCCAATCCTCGAGATCTTTCCAGTAAGAACaaccaaaaatttcaaaagaaacacAAAAGCGCGGATTTGAACATTATAACAGAACAAACACGCAACAAAAACAACCGAATCGCAAGAAATTGAAGAGGAGTAAGTAACCTTAGCAGAGGAGTCTTCCTTTTCAACAAAAGCTCTCATGATCGCGACCTTCTGTTTCTCAAGCTCATTCCAGTCCAAGCTATTATCGAGCACAGGCGTTAGAGAACCATTTGATTCTTCTTGAACACACTCCTcgaactcatcttcttcttcctccttcgaCCACTCTGACTTTTCCATTGGCTTTGCGTTATGCTCTAGAGCCGTCGAATGCTGAGTCGCCATAAAGAAAGACAGTGTGATTGAAGAGAAGAGGACTTTGTACAACTAGATCTCTCTGCTGCTTCTGGTTGTCTCCATTTACagagttgaagaagaagaagaagaagaagaagacgacgaGATAATTAAATGCGTGTTGTTGCACGCGCCGTCACCCGCGATTAAACCGGATTTCTCCCTCTTACAAACCAAGGGGAATCGTCATGAAGCTTccgtttttctattttgtttttgtttttttttccttagccAATTTTAGTATCACTAAggtttttaaataaatcatcctaattaatatattatatataataattttaaaaaattaaatcataaatttgatACTATCATTTTAATCCTTATATTTTGAGAGATTTCTTCTATCttaaaatttagtctctaaaaattatttttttcaaaatggactaaatagtaataataatacatttttagactatatttaaatataaaaatgagtaaatttatttacaaatataacaaaatgtaactttatagacactgataaataTTTATTAGTTTCTATTACTAATACTGCTAGatgtctatcatagatagataatgatattttgttatattttaattttttcaacagTGTTGTCATTTGAACAATTACCTTAAGTTTTATGggaaaacatataatatatgaatgtattttcaaattttataaagaaaattctaataaataaaatttattttttgagaaaataaaccataaataagttgtaaaaactaaatttaagatttattgaaattgtTGGGACAAAAATTGGTCATTTGAAAGTATATAAAATAAGATTGAACAAACTTTAAAGTATAAgtaataaaatgatatttaacctacattttattattatgagTTTTTTCACTCGAAATTTTAGAAAGATATTTACATCATGTATGGTAATTTcttatatgaa
This window contains:
- the LOC120084682 gene encoding patellin-4, producing MATQHSTALEHNAKPMEKSEWSKEEEEDEFEECVQEESNGSLTPVLDNSLDWNELEKQKVAIMRAFVEKEDSSAKDVDDFMIRRFLRARDLDIEKASAMFLKYLSWRRSAIPNGFISPSEISTNLAHNKLFMQGVDKSGRPIVVGFGNRHKQGNIEEFIRYVIFVLEKISSRMPSGQEKFVCIGDLQGWGYSNSDIRGYRASLSILQDCYPERLGKLYIVHVPYIFMTAWKMVYPFIDKKTKKKICFVEDKKLRSTLLNDIDESQLPDVYGGKLSLVPIQDF